The following is a genomic window from Leptolyngbya sp. 'hensonii'.
AGGGCCAGACTCCCCTCGGCATAGGCTAGACACCGATCTCGGTTGGCCATGATTCCCTGAATGCACCGCTCTGTTAGAGCCGTCAGCGTATTACCCAGAATCTCAATGCTGTGGATCAGGTTGTAGGCAATCAGGGGCATCATCACGTTCAGCTCCAGTTGACCTGCTTGGGCGGCCAGAGCGATCGCCATGTCATACCCCATTACCTGGAAGCACACCATGGAGGTCATCTCTGCCATGACTGGATTGTATTTGCCAGGCATGATCGAGGAGCCGGGTTGGACCGGGGGCAACTGGATCTCCTTCAAGCCCGTCTTGGGGCCAGAATCCAGTAAGCGCAGGTCATGGGAAATCTTGACACAGTCCTGGGCCAGGTTCCGCAGAGCCCCTGAGACGCTGACAAAGGGAGCCATGCTCTGCATCGCAGCCATTAGATGGGGGGCGGGTCGCAGGGGGTGGTCGATCAGCGATCCCAGAACCTGGGCTACCCGATCGCAGTACTGGGGATGGGTGTTCAGGCCCGTGCCAGCAGCACTGCCCCCCAGCCCCAGCAAAGTCAGATCCCCACTGGCTGTCTCAATTCGGATCAGGTGCTCGGCCAGAATCTGAGCCCAGGCCCGAAAGGTTTCCCCCATGCGCACAGGTACCGCATCCTGCAGATGGGTGCGCCCAGAGCGAATAATGTCCTGGAACTCTTCAGCTTTAGTATCAAGGGCAGCGATCGCCCCCGACAGGCCGGGATAGAGAGTATGTTCCAGGGCCAGCAGACCACCCACTCGAATCGCTGTTGGGATGACATCATTGGTG
Proteins encoded in this region:
- a CDS encoding aspartate ammonia-lyase; the encoded protein is MPENHAVRLEQDSMGERKIPEEIYFGIQTLRATENFRISGLRPLPTYIDACVLIKKATAIVNTELGCIPPEIGPAIVQAADEILNGSLRDQFVVDVYQAGAGTSHHMNVNEVLANRALEILGDVKGNYQRVNPNDHVNYGQSTNDVIPTAIRVGGLLALEHTLYPGLSGAIAALDTKAEEFQDIIRSGRTHLQDAVPVRMGETFRAWAQILAEHLIRIETASGDLTLLGLGGSAAGTGLNTHPQYCDRVAQVLGSLIDHPLRPAPHLMAAMQSMAPFVSVSGALRNLAQDCVKISHDLRLLDSGPKTGLKEIQLPPVQPGSSIMPGKYNPVMAEMTSMVCFQVMGYDMAIALAAQAGQLELNVMMPLIAYNLIHSIEILGNTLTALTERCIQGIMANRDRCLAYAEGSLALVTALNPHIGYLNAAAIAKESLATGKSLRAIVLEQGLMTEAALAEVLDLGQMSQMPRTDGGED